The DNA region CGAAGGAAGCTCTCCCGAAATGCTATCAATCAGCGGAGGGAAACGAAGGGGAAAAGATTGTTGTAATGAACTTTGATGCAGTCAATTTTTTGAAAGAGATTTATCTCAATGCATTATTTCTAGTGCGCCGTGGAGTGTAATTTCCGTGAAAGTGGCATTCTAGGAGAGAACAACGAGCTGAGCAAGGAAAAAGCACTGGAATATGTGGCCACCATTGAGGAAGGCGAGTGGCGTGAAAAAACAAAGGAAATTATCGAATCGTGTTGGGCTAAGCTCGATGCCATGAAGGAACTGTCTGCCCAAAAACCCTCCAAATGCCCCCTGCTGTACATGATGATGCAAATCTGtttgggcaaaaaaatatttttagaatgtcCGGCCGCGGAATGGCACACAagtaacaaaaatatttgaatatttaatgcgtaaatgtttaagttttttttttattcaaacagcCCCGTTCTGTGAGGAGGCCAAGCAGTCAAATTGCCTTCAAGATTGAAACATGGGATAAAACAACATATTGTTATAACgttctgaaaataaaatatttaggtGCACTTCATTTTttgtaacaaaacaaaaatcaataaaacaaacCAGATTCAgatttgcaattttgtttttgtctgctctactacGGATAAGATTctcggaaaaaaaacaaatgactcCAATACAACGAAAAAGAGAATAGGGGAGAATAGTAAACcaggtagagcgtccaatttcccggggttacaaatttcccgggaaacgggaaagtttcagccaatttcccgggaaatcccgggaattcccgggaaattttaaatttattgaaaattgttatgatcttggttttaattgatattatgcaacaaaattgtataggacatcaacattaatggtttaaataagtgtgaagatcaattaacagcttgactgcatgtaaaaaatcattcaactactagaaaatgtattttggtattttggtattttggtaatgagaaattttaaacttgcctctgtgaccagtttattgaaatgagaaaaaaatgcagaaattatgtttttcatcacaaatactggtttcagctcttgaacaaatggtaaatctttttagtgttggttttactctaaacaaccaaatgttttcaaatatttgaagcaagttttgcatatatttttgcattttttgagaacaaacaataagaaggcattttgaatgatttttttttgtattattatgcaacatgataaacgataaattaacatcatccaacaaaaaaattcacatttaaccccccgaataaaattatatgatgatttgtattgtcaaaaccatgaagttacaatagatattataatatttatggtaagtttatggttgattttttttaacttcattggaATGATGATAAAGTTATCGTAGATTTTATGGTTACAgcaaatttcatggttttgttattggcaatgttataaattgaaacaataaaactacTGTACATTCCATGAACACAGCAAATattatggttttgttattggaaatctcataacgcatttttttccaattttttgttacagtaagtttaattgtaatgttatagttgcatagtgtgaactttttttgaacgcCCGCATAAAGATTTACTATAAACCTACAGTAGATTTTATGGTTATCACACGATAAATTCTATGGTTATTTTTACCATGATTCTACAGTAGCCTTTATGTTTTTTCACCATAGAATATATCCTATTTCGGgaatttactataaaaaaggggtattgttaggcacagtcaccataaaaatttcgacttttccccatacaaaaaaaaaccaaaaactataCATTCTATCGTATTTTCATTGATGCCTTTTTCgtccaaaaaattaccctgaccatagaaaacatcatacatttataataaaaacagtaaCCATTATAATGGTTTGCACAGtaaattcacagtttttcatggatttccatactaaatagtacggtttaaactatattcgtacattgaaataaataataactacagtatgattcattgtatttgcattgtatttatttttttctctccactaaattgtactgtaaaacatatatttacacattaaaattaatggtcaatacggtatgttttattgtatttttatagttttttcgtagatttaaaaaaatagtacttttttcCGCGTCGTTTCTTTTAATATTCTGCTTCAATCCGAACTTTCTGACGTTGTTCGAAATGTTTGTAGCCGGTGCCGGAACTACTGCTTCGTACTTGGGATGAACTCTCAGTATTTATGAAGCACAATCCTCAGTGGAATAGGCCCCTGTAAAAGAAAACACACTAAATTAGACATAGGAAATATTTTCATATGTTTGTTTCGGTACAAATGCTATTAAATTAGCTgttactaaaattctaaaattctaaaattctaaaattctaaaattctaaaattctaaaattctaaaattctaaaattctaaaattctaaaattctaaaattccaaaattccaaaattccaaaattccaaaattccaaaattccaaaattccaaaattctaaaattctaaaattctaaaattcaaattctaaattctaaaattctaaaattaaaattctaaaattctaaaattctaaaattctgttctaattctaaaattaaattctaaaattctaaaattctaaaattctaaaatttaaaattctaaaattctaaaatttaaaattctttctaaaattctaaaatttaaaattctaaattctaaaattctaaaattctaaaattctaaaattaaaattctaaaattctaaaattcaaaattaaaattctaaaattctaaaattctaaaattctaaaattctaaaattctaaaattctaaaattaaaattcaaaattctaaaattctaaaattctaaaattctaaaattctaaaattctaaaattctaaaattctaaaattctaaaattctaaaattctaaaattctaaaattctaaaattctaaaattctaaaattctaaaattctaaaattctaaaattctaaaattctaaaattctaaaattctaagattctaaaatttaaaattctaaaattctaaaattctaaaattctaaaattctaaaattctaaaatttaaaattctaaaatttaaaattctaaaattctaaaattctaaaattctaaaatttaaaattctaaaattcaaaatttaaaattctaaaatttaaaattctaaaattctaaaattctaaaattctaaaattctaaaattctaaaattctaaaatttaaaattctaaaattctaaaattctaaaattctaaaattctaaaattctaaaattctaaaatttaaaattctaaaattctaaaattctaaaattctaaaattctaaaattctaaaattctaaaattctaaaattctaaaattctaaaattctaaaattctaaaattctaaaattctaaaattctaaaattctaaaattctaaaattctaaaattctaaaatttaaaattctaaaattctaaaattctaaaattctaaaattctaaaattctaaaattctaaaattctaaaattctaaaattctaaaattctaaaattctaaaattctaaaattctaaaattctaaaattctaaaattctaaaattctaaaattctaaaattctaaaattctaaaattctaaaattctaaaattctaggattcaaaattctaaattctaaaattctaaaattctaaaattctaaaattctaaaattctaaaattctaaaattctaaaattctaaaattctaaaattctaaaattctaaaattctaaaattctaaaattctaaaattctaaaattctaaaattctaaaattctaaaatttaaaattctaaaattctaaaattctaaaattctaaaattctaaaatttaaaattctaaaattctaaaattctaaaattctaaaattctaaaattctaaattctaaaattctaaaattctaaaattctaaaattctaaaattctaaaattctaaaattctaaaattctaaaattctaaaattctaaaattctaaaattctaaaattctaaaattctaaaattctaaaattctaaaattctaaaattctaaaattctaaaattctaaaattctaaaattctaaaattctaaaattctaaaattctaaaattctaaaattctaaaattctaaaattctaaaattctaaaattctaaggttttaaaattctaaaattctaaaattctaaaattcaaaaattctaaaattctaaaattctaaaattctaaaattctaaaattctaaaattctaaaattctaaaattctaaaattctaaaattctaaaattctaaaattctaaaattctaaaattctaaaattctaaaattctaaaattctaaaattctaaaattctaaaattctaaaattctaaaattctaaaattctaaaattctaaaattctaaaattctaaaattctaaaattctaaaattctaaaattctaaaattctaaaattctaaaattctaaaattctaaaattctaaaattctaaaattctaaaattctaaaattctaaaattctaaaattcttaaattctaaaattctaaaattactaaattcttAATAACtcaatttcctgatttcctaattttctaattttctaaatttataattttctaattttcttattttctaatgttctaatttttttattttctaattttctaattttctaattttctaatttcccaatttcctaattggctgaattcctaacttcctaatttcctaatttactaatttcctgatttcctgatttcctgatttcctaatttcctgatttcctgatttcctaatttcctaatttccttattccctaattttctaatttagttatttcttaatttctaaatttcttaatttcttaatttctaaatttataaatttctaaatttcttaatttattaatttcctaatttccgaatttccaaatatccgaatttcctaattttgtaattttttaaatgttaaattttttaatttcttaatttcccaatttccaaatttcctaatttcctaattttcttatttcctattttctaatttctaaatttcctaatttccgaatttccgaatttttcttatttcctaatttcctaattgcccaatttcctaatttcctaatttcctaatttcctaatttcctaatttcctaatttcctaatttcctaatttcctaatttcctaatttcctaatttcctaatttcctaatttccttatttcctaatttcctaattgcccaatttcctaatttccttatttcctaatttcctaattgcccaatttcctaatttctcaatttcctaatttcctaatttcctaatttcctaatttcataatttcctaatttcctaatttcctaattttctaatttcctaatttcctaatttcctaatttcctaatttcctaatttcctaattttctaattttctaattttctcatttctaaatttcctaatttccgaatttcctaattgcctaatttccaaatttcctaatttcctaatttcctaatttcctaatttcctaatttccttatttcctaatttcctaattgcccaatttcctaatttcctaattttctaatttctaaatttcctaatttccgaatttccgaatttttctaatttccgaatttccgaatttcataatatcctaatttcctaaattcctaatttcctaatttcctaatttccctatttcccaatttcctaatttcctaatttcctaatagcccaatttcttaatttcctaatttcctaattgcccaatttccttatttcctaattgccttatttccttatttcctaatttcctaatttcctaatttcctaatctcctaatttcctaatttcctaatctcctaatttcctaatttcctaatttcctaatttcctaatttcctaatttcctaatttcctaatttcctaatttcctaatttcctaatttcctaatttcctaatttcctaatttccttatttcctaatttcctaatttcctaatttcctaattccctaatttcctaatttccgaatttccgaatttccaaacaaaattatatgaacatttGTAATAATCAGTAgcattcaaatttgcaaattctatttaaaaaaaaacacacacacacacaggcacCGTGCCAATAAACGTCAAACGCTACTTTctgtttctattatttttcagTTGCGTACCACTCAACAAAATTCTTTTCGTGACCTTTTCCTTGACGTTCACCGTTGAGCATCAACACACAACTTACCTAACGATTTTCGCCTCCAGACGAAACGACCATCCTGAACAAATCCGGCCGGAAGTGTCCGCAGCAGGCGCCGGGCCTGGTAGAAGAAGTCCCTGTAAAAGAGGAACACACACAGTTTGTTCAGACCATTGCTCTCGCAAACTTGACCTTGACCATTCTCTTttgaacataaccaaacttgtccgcaccctcagcaaacgtcaaatcaaaacaaattgctgccggatctttctcCGGATCTCTCCGTAAAAGATCCGGCAACAATTTTGTATGGCTTGAAGTTTGCGGAGAGtaccaaaaaaaggtaaacaaatcactttgtgCATCAACCAATAGCTTGGGAAATTTGCCTGCTGCTGTTGCGGGGCGATTCCGCCCTCTCCAAGTTCAACAAAACTCCTTATACTCACCCAAATATGAAAAAGTTCCGCCATCCCAGAGCCGTTCCGGTTCGGTCACCCGGCAAATTTGTCCAAGACCGTGTTGGACAAACGCCGGATGTTGCCTTTTTCACGAACACACGCGATTTCACTAACACTTTTTCGATTAAACAgcggccaaacacgatcgacaCAAACATGATCGAACACGCGCGCGATTGAAAACAAATGAGAGCTCGCCATGGTACGTTCATTAGGAGCGTCGCCCAGTTTAGGTGTCATGGTGCGTTCGTTAGGGAGCGTCGCCCAATTTAGGTGTCATGGTGTGTTCGTTTTGTgatctttaatattttttgccgtttcaattattgaataaaaatgtttaaatgtttaaatgtttaaatgtttaaatgtttaaatgtttaaatgtttaaatgtttaaatgtttaaatgtttaaatgtttaatgtttaaatgtttaaatgtttaaatgtttaaatgtttaaatgtttaaatgtttaaatgtttaaatgtttaaatgtttaaatgtttaaatgtttaaatgtttaaatgtttaaatgtttaaatgtttaaatgtttaaatgtttaaatgtttaaatgtttaaatgtttaaatgtttaaatgtttaaatgtttaaatgtttaaatgtttaaatgtttaaatgtttaaatgtttaaatgtttaaatgtttaaatgtttaaatgtttaaatgtttaaatgtttaaatgtttaaatgtttaaatgtttaaatgtttaaatgtttaaatgtttaaatgtttaaatgtttaaatgtttaaatgtttaaatgtttaaatgtttaaatgtttaaatgtttaaatgtttaaatgtttaaatgtttaaatgtttaaatgtttaaatgtttaaatgtttaaatgtttaaatgtttaaatgtttaaatgtttaaatgtttaaatgtttaaatgtttaaatgtttaaatgtttaaatgtttaaatgtttaaatgtttaaatgtttaaatgtttaaatgtttaaatgtttaaatgtttaaatgtttaaatgtttaaatgtttaaatgtttaaatgtttaaatgtttaaatgtttaaatgtttaaatatttttatttattttttaatattttaatattttaatacattaatattttaatattttagtattttgactACAGCATCGATGGAGTCGTCCTGCAAGGTTGACCAAGTGAGAGATCTTGGAGTTTTGATGGATCCTAAGCTGACATTTGACCTCCAACGAGTTTCGGTGATTTCCAAGGCCAATCGGCAGCTTGGATTcatttccaaaatttcgaaGGATTTTCGAGATCCGTACTGCTTGAAATCACTGTACTGCTCCCTCGTTCGGCCCATCCTAGAGTACGCTGCCATTGTGTGGTTGCCCTACCAGCTAACGTGGATTTTGCGAATCTAACGTGTGCAGAAGCGGTTCATCCGGAGGGCCCTGAGAAGCTTGCCCTGGAGGGATCCAGTTAATTTGCCTCCGTATCCAGCTCGATGTCGGCTGCTGAACATCCAACCCCTTCAGTCCAGGCGTACAACGCAGCAGGCAACTTTTGTTGCTAAGTTGTTGAACGGTGAAGTTGACTCTCCGAATCTGCTCTCTCTTATCAACTTCCGCACACCGCAAAGAACGCTTCGTGACTCAACGCTACTAGCCCGCAGATTCCACCGTACAGCCTATGGTTTCAACGAAACAGTTTCCAGCATGATCCGAGCCTTCACAGCAGTAgaagatttgtttgaatttggtgAATCGTCTGTCCgttttcgtgataaaatcaaCCGTACTCAAACTTTTATTCATTAAGACAAACATTGTCAGatgaatgtaaataaacaattaaacaattaaacaattaaacaattaaacaattttaatattttaatattttaatattttaatattttaatattttaatattttaatattttaatattttaatattttaatattttaatatttttatattttcaatacttttattacatgattcgcattatttaaaaaaatcgttcaaaaaaagtttacactatgcaactataacattacaatgaaacttactgtaacaaaaattggaaaaaaatgcgttatgagatttccaataacaaaaccataatATTTGCTGTATTCATGGAATGTACAgtagttttattgtttcaatttataacattgccaataacaaaaccatgaaatttgctgtaaccatgaaatctacgataactttatcgtcattccaatgaagtaaaaaaaaatcaaccataaacttaccataaatattataatatctattgtaacttcatggttttgacaatacaaatcatcatataattttattcgggcgatttttttaaataatgcgaatcatgtaataaaagtattgaaaatataaaaatattaaaatattaaaatattaaaatattaaaatattacaatattaaaatattacaatattaaaatattaaaatattaaaatattaaaatattaaaatattaaaatattaaaatattaaaatattaaaaaattaaaatattaaaatattaaaatattaaaatattaaaatattaaaatattaaaatattaaaatattaaaattaaaatattaaaatattaaaatattaaaatattaaaatattaaaatattaaaatattaaaatattaaaatattaaaatattaaaatattaaaatattaaaatattaaaatattaaaatattaaaatattaaaatattaaaatattaaaatattaaaatattaaaatattaaaatattaaaatattaaaatattaaaatattaaaatattaaaatattaaaatattaaaatattaaaatattaaaatattaaaatattaaaatattaaaatattaaaattttaaaatattaaaatattaaaatattaaaatattaaaatattaaaatattaaaatattaaaatattaaaatattaaaatattaaaatattaaaatattaaaatattaaaatattaaaatattaaaatattaaaatattaaaatattaaaatattaaaatattaaaatatttaaatatttaaatattaaaatattaaaatattaaaatattaaaatattaaaatattaaaatattaaaatattaaaatattaaaatattaaaatattaaaatattaaaatattaaaatattaaaatattaaaatattaaaatattaaaatattaaaatattaaaatattaaaatattaaaatattaaaatattaaaatattaaaatattaaaatattaaaatattaaaatattaaaatattaaaatattaaaatattaaaatattaaaatattaaaatattaaaatattaaaatattaaaatattaaaatattaaaatattaaaatattaaaatattaaaatattaaaatattaaaatattaaaatattaaaatattaaaatattaaaatgttaaaatattaaaatattataatattaaaatattaaaatattaaaatattaaaatattaaaatattaaaatattaaaatattaaaatattaaaatattaaaatattaaaatattaaaatattaaaatattaaaatattaaaatattaaaatattaaaatattaaaatattaaaatattaaaatattaaaatattaaaatattaaaatattaaaatattaaaataataaaatattaaaatattaaaatattaaaatattaaaatattaaaaattaaaatattaaaatattaaaatattaaaatattaaaatattaaaatattaaaatattaaaatattaaaatattaaaatattaaaatattaaaaattaaaatattaaaatattaaaatattaaaat from Culex quinquefasciatus strain JHB chromosome 3, VPISU_Cqui_1.0_pri_paternal, whole genome shotgun sequence includes:
- the LOC119769987 gene encoding uncharacterized protein LOC119769987 isoform X2 produces the protein MYSALLLILVMAVDFSISEECYKFMTRMQELEKCCTVKDPFPKEALPKCYQSAEGNEGEKIVCAVECNFRESGILGENNELSKEKALEYVATIEEGEWREKTKEIIESCWAKLDAMKELSAQKPSKCPLLYMMMQICLGKKIFLECPAAEWHTTPFCEEAKQSNCLQD
- the LOC119769987 gene encoding general odorant-binding protein 68-like isoform X1 yields the protein MYSALLLILVMAVDFSISEECYKFMTRMQELEKCCTVKDPFPKEALPKCYQSAEGNEGEKIVVMNFDAVNFLKEIYLNARESGILGENNELSKEKALEYVATIEEGEWREKTKEIIESCWAKLDAMKELSAQKPSKCPLLYMMMQICLGKKIFLECPAAEWHTTPFCEEAKQSNCLQD